The nucleotide sequence AATAATTACAGACATTAATTGTAATACATAAATTGGAGGATAAAAGTGTCTATTAATAATAATTGTAGCAGTTGCCCTGAGTTTAATAAAAATTGTGACGGTAAGGATGTTAAATGTATGTGCAGGATATGTCCTAGAAAACTTGGGAAGTGTTTAATTACGAGATATTGTAGGGAAACAGAGTCTGTTTTAAATTAATAAAATCATCTCAATAGATTTATTTGAGATGGTTCTATTAATTTATATAAAAATATTTTGTAGTTATTTGAGAATTATATTAATTTATTAAGGTAATAATATAATTAGAGATTTGAGAGGGTGGTGCTTATTGTTATCGTTTCAAGATAAAATGTTAGTGGCTCAAAATTGTAGTGAGTATGAAGGATACAATATTTTTTCTAATATAAGTTCAATATCTCCGAATTGCGATTATTGTGTAAATTTTAAAAATGGAATGTGTAGTAAAAAATTATTCAACGAAATAGATGGGATAATTAAATTAAATTGAAAGGAAGAATCTATATGAGTAATCTGGAACAGATGATTGATGTTGCTAAAAGTTGTCCTGGATATAAACCGGTAAGTGATAAGTTAGAGGCCGTCTCTAGTATATCATCACAAAAAAGTTGCACGAATTGCAGCAATTATGAATATGGTAAATGTAGAAAAAACCTTTTTGATGATGTACTTACAAGTTTACCTAATTGGAAAAAATAAAAATATTTATTTGAAAAATTCTAAAAAGGTATTGACAAATAAAAAATACCAATATATAATAATAAGCAATCTTAAATAATTAATATCCAGTGAAGAGAATAGTAATTAAAATTAGTTTTAAGAGAATCAGTGGAAGGTGAGAACTGATAATTTAATTTTAGTGAATCCACCTTGGAGGATTATTACGATGAGTAGTACGGCACAGCCGTTATGTGAATTGAGAGGATCAAGATTTTATTGATCAATGAGGGTGGCAACGCGAACCAATCGTCCCTATTGTGGGGGATGATTGGTTTTATTTTTTATATTAATTAAATATTTTCCAATGAAGAGAATAGTAGTTAAAATTAGTTTTAAGAGAGTCAGTTAAAGGTGAGAACTGATAACTTAATTTTAATGAATCCACCTTGGAGGATTATTACGACGAGTAATATACGGTATAGCCGTTATGTAAATTAAGAGGATCAGGATTTATTGATCAATAAGGGTGGCAACGCGAACTAATTCGTCCCTATTATGAGGGATAATTAGTTCTTTTTTATATACTTTTAGTTTAATACTTTATCAAATTATAACTTTACACTACAAAATAATTTAAATATAGTTGGAGGTATATTATGCATAAAAAATTATTTATTCCAGGGCCGGTAGAGGTGACTCAAGATGTTCTCTATAAAATGGCAACACCTATGATAGGACATAGGAGTAAGGAAGCTTCTGATCTTCAAAGAAGAATAAGTGATAAGATGAGAAAAATATTTTACACAAAAGAAGAGATACTTCTATCAACTACATCAGGCAGTGGACTTATGGAAGGTGCTGTAAGGACTTGTACTGCTAAAAGAGCAGCGATATTTTCAATAGGAGCTTTTGGAAAGAGATGGTACGAGATGGCTGCAAATAATAATGTCCCGGCAGATTTATTCGAAGTTGAATGGGGTAAGGCAGTTGATTTAAAAGAAGTAGATAAGGTTTTAAAAACTGGTAAATATGATGTTATCTGTATGACACATAATGAGACATCTACAGGAGTTATGAATCCAGTTGAAGAAATCGCATTTATTATAAAAAAGTATCCTGAAGTTGTCTGGTGTCTTGATACCGTAAGTTCAATGGGGGGAACAAGAATAGAAGTAGACAAACTAGGAGTTGATGTATGCCTTACTTCGAGTCAGAAGGCATTGGCACTTCCACCGGGAATGGCAGTCTGTTCATTTTCAGAAAAAGCTATTGAAAGAGCTAAAAAAGTTAAATTTAGAGGGTATTATTTAGACTTGTTATCTCTTTATAACTATATACAGAAAAAAGACTATCAGTATCCATCCACACCATCGCTTTCTCATATGTTTGCAATGGATTATCAACTTGATAAAATATTAAAAGAAGGACTGGAAAACAGATATAGAAGGCATAAAGAAATGGCTGAATATGTTAGAGGATGGGCAAGGGAGTACTTTGAACTCTATGCTGATGAAAGGTATTTGTCCAATACTCTTACCAATATTAGAAATACAAGAAATATAAATGTAGCAAACTTAAATAAAGAATTAGGGAAAAGAGGTTTTCAAATATCTAATGGTTATGGAAAGCTTAAAGAGAAGGCGTTTAGAATAGCACACATGGCCGAATGTACTTT is from Clostridium fermenticellae and encodes:
- a CDS encoding pyridoxal-phosphate-dependent aminotransferase family protein, with protein sequence MHKKLFIPGPVEVTQDVLYKMATPMIGHRSKEASDLQRRISDKMRKIFYTKEEILLSTTSGSGLMEGAVRTCTAKRAAIFSIGAFGKRWYEMAANNNVPADLFEVEWGKAVDLKEVDKVLKTGKYDVICMTHNETSTGVMNPVEEIAFIIKKYPEVVWCLDTVSSMGGTRIEVDKLGVDVCLTSSQKALALPPGMAVCSFSEKAIERAKKVKFRGYYLDLLSLYNYIQKKDYQYPSTPSLSHMFAMDYQLDKILKEGLENRYRRHKEMAEYVRGWAREYFELYADERYLSNTLTNIRNTRNINVANLNKELGKRGFQISNGYGKLKEKAFRIAHMAECTLDDVKELIYNINDILRL